From a region of the Osmia lignaria lignaria isolate PbOS001 chromosome 10, iyOsmLign1, whole genome shotgun sequence genome:
- the LOC117611560 gene encoding uncharacterized protein LOC117611560, translated as MNLSMKIIERSIETENSGNVDDNKIYLVSLVAYDFRNFLIMLRGHFGSFELVRAIFNPAFRRNLSGASIRYAEDKDKKKADNVFSWLKDIFRSDDGMQEARKVSISGGPVTVLDYPETNEASLINLKFDQGSIEYRRNFYDPKNNNIDYEKSQRFSPRHHLLALSEKIDTSIRTIMGCTPRNTKPPIREPNMPEKQEKKDEKKEKKKKKPVIRMEGGLGDTDQNDPTLKAEGTLHDNLDINLRHQWGVRLPEEVAKSENMELQQSVGSGYQVPVYDMKNLQLTMSSSKDSESIDAKTEGQMERRETTPLNNAKQLAKKSESSKNVSPGMMTEGGVVDEDYNIPPGTHVDAEVTAWKELVLRSKVPVDPSKEQFIPEDGRQAEMLSIRPEAPRPKLDVQAVPTSSSSDETMNEEEDEAEFSSDDRTSFKPDIARAGSGADVQKLDSKKLHTGSTCFTRKGSSRILDTIDNSVGFVASQRALDFSTSTDSGWERSDQSTAKETEPVPIAAEVQAESRFDQRSSDNTELAENPSDNQGVNVEGRQETTANFDQQRQAEMDQDFRDSLNSIADREMDMEMSMNSARDEDQSMRENSRMAIDRQDQRQAENEGQLSSLSEDFQASFDYASTPYEDDFYPTYESMSLEAVPEKSIVKKSKEPLQSTAASSDVQNDQGYVNPADEMEYRDEEYTSDGNYIRIPGDPYPYSPEHFNKWSNNETTKPGEKLAEIQPSVRKLHNDAHVSTLGGAQGKEVPN; from the exons ATGAACCTGTCAATGAAGATCATTGAGAGGTCAATCGAGACAGAAAATTCAGGAAACGTCGACGATAACAAAATTTACCTAGTGTCACTTGTAGCGTACGATTTTCGCAATTTTTTAATCATGCTAAGGGGACATTTTGGTTCCTTCGAATTGGTACGAGCCATTTTTAACCCTGCGTTTAGGAGAAATTTATCTGGAG CGTCGATAAGATATGCAGAAGACAAAGACAAAAAGAAAGCTGACAATGTCTTCTCTTGGTTGAAAGACATCTTCAGATCTG ACGATGGAATGCAGGAAGCTCGAAAAGTGAGCATCAGTGGTGGTCCAGTGACAGTGCTCGATTATCCGGAAACCAACGAAGCGAGTTTAATAAACTTGAAATTCGATCAAGGTTCCATCGAGTACAGAAGAAACTTTTATGACCCAAAGAACAACAATATCGATTATGAAAAATCCCAGCGTTTTTCTCCTCGTCACCATCTTCTGGCTTTGTCTGAAAAAATAGACACTTCGATTCGAACAATAATGGGCTGCACTCCCAGGAATACTAAACCACCGATTCGAGAGCCAAACATGCCTGAAAAGCAAGAAAAGAAAgacgaaaagaaagagaagaagaaaaagaagcctGTAATACGCATGGAAGGTGGTCTCGGTGATACCGATCAAAACGATCCGACTCTGAAAGCGGAAGGTACCCTTCACGATAACTTGGACATAAACTTACGTCATCAGTGGGGTGTCAGACTTCCAGAAGAGGTTGCAAAGAGTGAAAATATGGAACTTCAGCAGTCAGTGGGTTCTGGTTATCAGGTTCCTGTTTACGACATGAAGAATTTACAATTGACCATGAGTTCTTCCAAGGATTCTGAAAGTATAGACGCGAAAACAGAGGGACAGATggaaagaagagaaacaacTCCTTTGAATAATGCTAAGCAGCTAGCAAAGAAATCTGAGTCCTCGAAGAACGTGTCTCCAGGTATGATGACCGAGGGAGGCGTTGTTGACGAAGACTACAACATTCCTCCAGGGACACACGTCGACGCGGAGGTGACAGCTTGGAAAGAGTTAGTTCTGAGATCGAAAGTGCCCGTGGATCCTTCGAAAGAACAGTTCATACCAGAGGATGGAAGACAAGCTGAGATGCTGTCTATAAGACCCGAAGCACCGCGACCAAAATTAGACGTGCAGGCTGTGCCTACGTCTTCTTCCAGCGACGAAACAATGAACGAAGAAGAGGATGAAGCAGAATTCTCCTCGGACGATCGCACCAGCTTCAAGCCGGACATTGCTCGTGCCGGAAGTGGTGCCGATGTTCAGAAGTTGGATAGCAAGAAATTGCACACTGGATCGACATGCTTTACGCGAAAAGGTTCTTCTCGAATTCTTGATACAATCGACAATAGTGTAGGTTTTGTCGCCTCGCAGAGGGCGTTAG ATTTTTCCACCAGTACTGACAGTGGCTGGGAAAGGAGCGATCAGAGCACCGCGAAGGAGACGGAACCGGTACCCATCGCTGCAGAAGTACAAGCGGAAAGCAGATTTGATCAGAGGTCAAGCGACAACACGGAGCTCGCTGAGAATCCTTCTGACAATCAGGGAGTGAATGTCGAGGGTCGACAGGAGACAACGGCAAACTTTGATCAACAAAGACAGGCAGAGATGGACCAGGACTTCAGAGACAGTTTGAACAGCATTGCTGATAGGGAAATGGACATGGAGATGTCGATGAATAGTGCGCGTGACGAGGATCAAAGTATGCGGGAAAATAGTAGAATGGCGATCGATAGACAGGATCAAAGGCAGGCGGAAAATGAAGGACAATTAAGTTCTCTGTCCGAAGATTTTCAAGCCAGCTTCGATTACGCGAGTACTCCTTACGAGGATGACTTTTATCCTACGTACGAGTCCATGTCTTTGGAAGCTGTGCCAG AAAAATCGATTGTCAAGAAAAGCAAAGAACCTCTACAAAGCACCGCTGCGTCGAGTGACGTTCAAAACGACCAAGGATACGTTAATCCTGCGGATGAAATGGAATACAGAGACGAAGAATACACTTCAGATGGAAACTATATAAGAATACCCGGCGATCCTTACCCATACAGCCCAGAACATTTTAACAAATGGAGCAACAATGAAACCACAAAACCCGGGGAAAAACTGGCCGAGATTCAACCATCGGTTAGAAAACTCCATAACGATGCTCATGTTTCAACGTTGGGTGGGGCACAGGGTAAAGAGGTgcctaattaa